The genomic stretch GATCGTCGCCAACGGCGGGCTCGAGCCGAACGAGAACAGCCACTTCTTCAAGAACCACGGCTTCAAGGTCCGGATCACGCTCAGCGAAGAGGAGAGCTGGCCCGCGCTCAATGCCGGGCGCATCGGTGGTTCGGCCACCACGGTCGACGTGCTCGCGGTCTACGCGAAGACGATGCAGGCGGTCGTGCCGGCGCAGATCGCTTTTTCCCGGGGGGCCGACGCCATCGTCGTGCTCGACGAGATCAAGCGCGTCAACCAGTTGAAAGGCCGCACGGTCGTTGCCTCGCAATTCACCGAGGCGGACTTCTTCTTGCGCTACCTCGCGACCGAGGCCGGGCTCGAGGTTCGCATCGCGACACCGGGCGAGAAGCCGGATCCCGAACGGGTCAACGTCGTCTACGCCGAGGACTCGTTCGCCGGCGGCGACATCTTCGCCTCGATGGTGCAAGAGGGCCGCACCGATCTCGCGGGTGCGGCGCTGTGGGGGGCCAAGATCCGAGAGGTGCTCGAGGCCACCTCGGGCAAGACGCGGGTCTTGGTGGACAACCGCAACCTCCTCGTCGTGGCCGACGTGTTGCTCGTCAACCGGCCGTTCGCGCAGGCCAATCCGAAGGTCGTCGAAGGCCTCGTCGACGGCTTGCTCGCCGGCAACGACATGGTGCGAAACAACCCCGACGCGCACCTCGACGTCGTCGCCTCTGCGTTCAAGTGGACGCGCGACCAAGCGCGCGCCGAACTCGCGCAGATCCATTTCTCCAATCTGCCGGAGAACAAGGCGTTCTTCTCCGGCGCGATCGATGCGGCGGGCAGTTACGGCGGCATCTTCGCCTCGGCGATGTTCGCCTACGGCACGCTGCTCGACCACGCGGTGCCGCCCGAGCGTCTGCTCGACCTCAAGCTGGATGCTCCTTTCGCGGCCAACTACGCCGGGCAGACCGTCTCGATCCAACCCATCCGCGCCGCCGGCACCCGCACGCTCGAACAGGATCCGCTTCTCACCCGCGACATCCGTTTCTTCTTCGAACCGAACTCGGCCGTGCTTCAGAGCACCGTGGACAACGACAAGAACTACGGCTCGATCCGGCAATTGCTCCAAGTCGCGCCGGGATCGACGATCCTGCTGCGAGGGCACGTCGACAACTCGATGGTGCAGGAGTTTCGCAAACAAGGAGGCGAACCTTTCGTGCGGCAGATGGCCCTCAAGGCGATGGAGCTTTCCAAACAACGTGCCGACGCCGTCCGCGCCGAGTTGGTCAAACGCTACCAGCTGCCCGACGTGCGGCTCGAGGTGATCGGCCGCGGGTGGGAGGAGCCGGCCGGCACAGACGCCGAAAAGAACCGCCGCGTCGAAGTGCAGTGGTTCACCGTCGAGTGAGGGTGCGACCTTCCACCCTCCATCGCGCTTCGAGCCGGCGATACGACCGATGACTCGCCTCGGCTACCTGAAGGCCTTCGCCAAGAGCTTTCCACACGGCGTGCTCGCGCTCGCCACGCTGGGCGTGGGTTTCGCCTCCGGCGAGCCGCTCGGCCTCGTCGTCGGCGCCACGGCCTACGTGCTCGGTTGGGTGTTCGTGGGAGACTCCGGTTGGTTTCGTCGCCGCGTCGACGCCGCGCGGCGCGCCGAACTCGAACGACGCGAGGACGCCGCCGTCGCCGAACTTCGCGCCGAACGAGACGCGCTCGTCGCGCGTCTCATCCCGCCCCAACGCCGACGCTACGACGCGCTCGTGCAGGTCTGTCGCGACATCGAAGGCCAGCTCGCCGGACCATCGGCTGCCGCGATCGGTTTTCCGGTGGAGAAACTCGACGGGCTGATGTGGTCGTTTCTCGGATTGCTCGGAAACGAGAGCAACCTCGCGACCTTCATCGAGCGCGAGACCATGGAGGACTTCGACGCGCGTATCCAGAATCTGGAGCCGGAAGTGACGACGCTCGAAGGCGAGCTGGCGCAGGTCGAACCGGGCACACCCGCCTACGAGTCGCGCATGCAACTCCTCGCTTCGCGCCAGGAGTCGCTCGAGGCGCTTCGTCGGCGGCACGGTCAGTTTCTCCGCGCCCGGGAGAATCTCGCCCTCGTGCGGGCCGAACTCGATCGCGTCGAGGAGCAGCTCAAGCTCGTGCGGTCCGATCTCTACGCCTCCAAATCGGTGGGCGTCGTCTCGCTGCGCGTCAACGACACCATCGATCAACTCGCTTCGACCGGACGCCTCGGAGGCGAGGTCGCCCCGTCGATCAAGGAGATGCCCACGCTGGAGACTCGCCGCCTCGGCTACGGTCTGCAGAGCGAGGGCTGAGTCCGCCGCGTATCCGTTTTTCAACCACAACCCGCCATCGCCATGTCGCTCTTCGTACGTCTCTACAACCAGGTTCGCGGTCGCGTGAGCCTGTTCTTCAGCTCTCTCGAGTTCCGCAATCCCGAGGTGCTCCTCGAGAACGCCAAGGAGGATCTCAAGACCAACCGCGTGCGCATGCAGAACGGCGTGGCGCAGATGGCGACCGTCTCCGAGCGCCTCAAGCGCCAGATCGCCGACGGCGAACGGCGCAAACAGGACCTCGAGGGCCGGGTCATGGTCATGTACAACGCGGGCAAGGAGGAACTCGCGGCCGAACTCGCCGAACAACTCCAGCAGGTCGAGAACGACCTCGCGGAGAACCAAGCCGAGTTCGACGCCAACGAAAACGCCTACAAGGAGTTCGTGGCCGCCTGCCAGACGGTCGAGAAGGAGACCCGCAAGAAGATCGAGAAACTCACCGCCAGTCTCTCGAAGGCGAAGGCCAAGGAAGCGATGGCCGACGTCTCGGAGATGATCTCCGGCACGGTCACGAAGCAGAGCGCGTCGCTGGAGAACATGTCTCGTTTGGAAGGAGTCGTGACGGAGAAGCTGGACAAGGCGTCGGGCCGTTTGCGTGCCGCGCAGGACTCCACGCAGTTCACCGACATCAAGCTCAAGCAGCAGGAGCAGGAGATCTCCAAGAAGGCCGCGCTCGCCAACTTCCTCGCGCGCAAGAACGTCGCGATGGCTCCGAAAGAAGGCGCCGCCGCCGCGCCAGTTGCCACGGAGAAACCGAAGCTCGGCGAGTCGGCCTGAGTCGCCGAACGAAGGGAGCCGCACGCCGACCCTCGATGGTGTGTCCTTCGTGATGCGTCCCCTGTTCTTCGTTGGCTGATCCCTCTTCCCGCATGGCCTCTTGGATCCACGAGCTCGAGTCTCTCTACGCCTCCGAGGCGGCATGTCAGTTCATCCTCCACGGCAACGTGCAGGACGTGTTCCCGCATTTCGCCGAGGCGAAGTCGACGGGTCTCGTCCCGCCCATGGCGGCGGTCTCCGTCGCGACCGCACCTCGTAGTCCGCTCGCGGATTACCACGACCTCGACGAGTTTCTCGTCCGGCGCCTTCTCGGAGGGTTCACCGTCGTCGTCGAGTTGGACCTCGCACACGGCATCGACGTGCGACGCGGACGCGACGTGCTCGAAGGGTGGGAGGGACTCGCCGCGCTGCGCGATTTGCGGTCGTCGCCCATGGACTATCTCGCGACGCTCCGGCGACTCTTCTTGTTTCTCAACAATCGCTCCGTGGCCGAGCGCAAACCCATGCACGTCGCGGTCGTCCTGCGCGACGCGCACATGCTCGTCCCGGGCGATGGCGGCGCGCTGCGGTTCGACCTCGGTGCGGGTGCATCGCTCGTGCGCGAGTGGTCGCGGCCTTCCGCGCACGAGTGGTTCAGCCTCACGAGTTTTCTCCTCACGGAGAATCTGAGCGACTTGCACCCGATGGTGCGGGCCAACCCGCTCGCCGCGGCGCTGACCGTGGGTCTTCCGAGCGAGGAGGAACTCGTCGCCGACCTCGCGCGGCTGTCGGTCGTTTTTCCGGCCAGTCTCGGCGAGTTCGAAGCGAAGCCGGACGTCCTCGCGCGCAAGCTGCGCGGGCTCACCCGCAACTCGCTCGTGTCGCTCCTGCGCCGCCGTTCGCACGCGAAGCAACCGCTCGATCAGGCCGCGGTCGGCGCGTTGCGCAAGGAGTTGGTCGAGCGGGACAGCGCCGCGCTCGTCGAGTTCGTCGAATCGAAGGTCACGCTCGACGACTACCACGGGCAGCCGCAACTGGTGGAGGCCGTGCGCACCGACTTGAGGCTCATGCGCGAGGGCGTGACGCGCGCCGTGCCGATGGGCTACCTCATCGCCGGCCCCGTCGGGACGGGAAAGACGTTCCTTGTGAACTGCATCGCAGGCGAAGCGCAGTTACCCGTCATCGTGCTGAAGAACTTCCGCGATCGATGGGTCGGCAGTTCCGAGAGCAACCTCGAGCGAATCTTCCGCCTCATCGGTGCCGTGGGCGAGTGTCTCGTCTTCGTCGACGAGGCGGATCAGACGCTCGGGCGGCGCAGCGGCGGAGACTCTTCGAGCGACGTCAACGGGCGACTCTACTCGATGCTCGCGCAGTTCATGGCCGATCAGGACAACCGCGGGCGCGTGCTGTGGATGCTTGCGACCTCGCGTCCCGATCTCGTGGAAGTCGACCTCAAGCGTCCTGGGCGCGTGGATCGTCGTCTTCCGGTGTTACCCGCCATCGAGCGTGCCGACCGTTGGGGGCTGCTTCGTGGCGTCTTCAAGCGATTCGGTCTCGAGCTGCCCGCGGAATGTCCCCCCGACCTCGAGCCTCCGGAACTGCTCACCGCCGGCGCGGCTACGGCGCTGGCGAGTGCCGTCTTCCGGCAGCACCACATCGATCGCGGGCCCGCGGTCGACTTGCTGCGTAGACAACTCGAGCACTACGCGCCGCCTGTACCCCTTTCACGGATACGCGACCAGATCCGGCTCGCGATCGAGGACACGAGCGATCTGGCGTTGTTGCCGGAAGGATTGAGAAGGGAACTCGGCGGCGCGTGACGCACCGCGCGACGGAGTTCACTGCACGATAACCAGGAGGTAGTTCCGCTTTCCCTTCCGCAGGAGCACGTGTTTGCCGTGGAGCAGATCGCTCTCGGTGACTTGTCGCGCGAGCTCGGCCACGCGGACGTTGTTCACGTAGATGCCGCCGCCTTCGACGTCCTTGCGCGCTTGACCCTTCGAGGGGCACAGCCCGGTCGTGGCGAGCAGATCGACGATGTTCACGCCCGCGCCGGCGAGCGAGGTACGCTCGATCGCGGCTCCGGGGATCTCGGCGGCGACGTCGCGTAGTGCGGAGGCGGATACGCCGGTCGGATCTCCGCCGAAGAGCAGGCGGCTGGCGCGGACGGCGTCCTCGCAGGCTCCGGCGCCGTGCACCAGCGTGGTGACCTCGCGCGCGAGGGCGGTGTGCGCCGTGCGTGCGCCGGGATTTGCCGCGTGCTCGGCTTCCAGAGCCTCGATCGCCTCGCGGGAGAGGAGGGTGAACTTGCGCAGGTAGGGCGCGACCATCACGTCCTCGGTGTTGACGAAGAACTGGTAGAATCGGTACGGGCTCGTCTTCTCGGGATCGAGCCAGACGGCACCGCCGGCGGTCTTGCCGAACTTCGTGCCGTCGCTCTTGGTGATGAGCGGAAACGTCCAGCCCCACGCAGGCGCGCCGAGTTTCTTGCGGATGAGGTCGGTGCCGGCGACGATGTTTCCCCACTGATCGGAACCGCCGATCTGCAACTCGCAGCCGGCGGTCTGGCGCAAGTGCAGGAAGTCGAACGCCTGCAGCAATTGGTAGCTGAACTCGGTGAAGCTGATTCCGGAGTCGCCCTCCATGCGCGACCGCACGGATTCCTTCGCGAGCATGACGTTGAGGGAGAAGTGTTTTCCGATGTCGCGGAGAAAGTCCAAGAAACCGATGGGTGCGGTCCATTCGGCGTTGTCGACGAGTCGGGCGGGGTTGGCCTCGACCTCGAAGTCGAGCAGTTTGGCGAGCTGGGCCTTGATGCAGCCGATATTGTGCGAGAGCGCTTCGCGGGTGAGGAGGTTACGTTCGGACGAGCGGCCGGAGGGGTCGCCGATCATGCCGGTGGCGCCGCCTGCGAGGGCAATGACGTGGTGGCCGGCGAGCTGGAAGCGTTTCAGCGTGAGCTGCCCCATGAGGTGCCCCACGTGCAGCGAGTCGGCAGTGGGATCGAAGCCGCAATAGACCGTGATCGGCCCCGCGTTCAGCCGGTCGGAGAGACCGGTGAGATCGGTGCAATCGGCGAGGAGTCCGCGCCATTGGAGGTCTTCGAGCAGAGAGGACATGGAGCGGAGGGGTATGCGTTGCGCGGCGTCGTGCGACAAGTCCAGAGGATCGGCCGGGGAGGCGGTTCGGACCATGCCCCCGCCTGATGGACCATGCCCCGAACGAATAAGTCGCAGTGAACCCTGACGGTATGGTTTCCGCTAATGCTCTTTGTGTTTGTCTCGACCGGGGCCGAGGAACACTTTTCCGATCTTGTTCGCCGGACAGCGTTTCCTCCAAACCTGTTACACAACAAACACAAACATGCCTCTCGCCACTGGAACCTCCGCTCCCGACTTCACGCTCAAGACCAAGAACGCCGAAGGGCTCGCCGACGTCACGCTCAGTGCCAATTTCGGCAAGAAAAACACGGTGCTGCTGTTTTTCCCGCTCGCCTACACGGGCGTATGCACCGCGGAAATGTGCGACGTGACCGGCGGTCTCGGCGACTACGCGGCGCTCGATGCCGATGTGCTCGCCGTCTCGGTCGACAGCCCGTTTGCCCAAGAGGCGTGGGCAAAGCAGAACAACATCAAGGTCACGCTCCTGAGCGACCTCAACAAAACCGTGACCAAGGCCTACGACGTGCTGTTCCCGAACCTCGCCGGCGTCGGTGACACCTCCGCCCGCGCGGCTTTCGTCATCGGCAAAGACGGCGTGATCAAGTACGCCGAGCAGACGCCGACGCCGAAGGATCTGCCCAACTTCGCCGCGATCAAGGCAGCCTTGGCCTGAGCACGCTCCAGACCGTTGCGTCCCGGCCGCCCGTTTGCGCCGGGACGTTTTTTTCCGACCTTTTCGAACCGACCATGTCCACCACTCACGATCCTTTCTCGACGCTGAAGAACTTCGACCTCGGTCACGGCCGGGCGGGCAAGTTCCATTCGCTGCCGGCTCTCGAGGCCGCCGGCGTGGGCAAGATCTCGCGGTTGCCCGTGTCGATCCGACTCGTGCTCGAGTCGGTCCTGCGCAACTGCGACGGCAAGAAGGTCCTCGAGCAAAACGTGCGCGACCTCGCCGGGTGGCAGCCCAACGCCACGCGGACCGAAGAGATCCCGTTCGTCGTCGCCCGGATCGTGTTGCAGGACTTCACCGGGGTTCCGCTCCTGGTCGACTTGGCGGCGATGCGATCGGCCGTGTCCAAACTCGGCAAGAATCCCAAGATCATCGAGCCGCTCGTGCCGGTCGACCTCGTGGTCGACCACTCGGTGCAGGTCGACGCCAACGGGACCGCCGACGCGTTCGCTCGCAATTTGGAGATCGAGTTCCAGCGCAACCGCGAGCGTTACCAATTCCTGAAGTGGGGCATGCAGGCGTTCGACACGTTCAAGGTCGTGCCGCCCGGCATCGGTATCGTCCACCAGGTCAACCTCGAGTATCTCGCCAAAGGCGTGCTCGCCGCTGGTGATCTCTATTACCCGGACACGCTCGTCGGCACCGATTCGCATACGACGATGATCAACGGCATCGGCGTGGTCGGGTGGGGCGTCGGAGGTATCGAGGCGGAGGCCGGGATGCTCGGCCAGCCGGTCTATTTCCTCACGCCGGACGTCGTCGGCGTGCACCTCACGGGTGCTCTCCGTGAGGGCGTCACCGCGACCGACCTCGCGCTCACGATCACGCAGATGTTGCGCAAGGCGAAGGTTGTGGGGAAGTTCGTCGAGTTCTTCGGACCCGGTGCGAAGGCGCTTCCGGTGGTCGATCGCGCCACCATCGCCAACATGGCCCCCGAGTACGGTGCGACCATGGGCTTCTTCCCGATCGACGAAGAGTGCTCTGTTTACCTGCGCGCGACCGGTCGCAGCGAGGAACACGTCGCCACCTTCGAAAACTACTACAAGGCGCAGGGCCTTTGGGGCATTCCGAACAAGGGCGACGTCGACTACTCGCAGGTGCTCGATCTCGACCTCGCGTCGGTCGTCCCGAGCGTGGCCGGGCCGAAGCGTCCGCAGGACCGCATCGAGTTGCCGAAGCTCAAGGAAAGTTTCGTCGGAGCATTTTCCAAGCCGGTCGCCGAGAGCGGCTTCGGGAAGAGCGCGGAGGAGTTTTCCCGCACCGTTTCCATCCAGGGCGTCGGCACGCTCGGGGCCGGCGGCGGTAGCCAAGAGCCCGTCCGCCCGTCGCTCGCCAAAGCCGCGAACACCAACGTCGCGACCGAAGTCGAGATGGCCAACAACCGCCCCACACCCGATCCGGTCGCATCGACCGCCGCGTCGGTCAGCGCGGAGCTGCGGCACGGTTCCGTGCTCATCGCCGCGATCACGAGCTGCACCAACACCTCAAACCCGAGCGTCATGCTCGCCGCCGGTCTGCTCGCGAAGAAGGCGGTCGAGAAGGGGCTCTCCGTCTCCAAGGTGGTGAAGGCTTCGCTCGCGCCGGGCTCCCGCGTCGTGACCGATTACCTCGAGAAGACCGGCCTGCAGCCCTACCTCGACGCGCTCGGATTCAACCTCGTCGGCTACGGTTGCACGACGTGCATCGGCAACTCCGGTCCGCTCTCTTCGGTGATCGAGGATGCCGTGGTGAAGAACGACCTCGTCGCCGCGTCCGTGCTCTCCGGCAACCGCAACTTCGAGGCACGCGTCCACCAGAACATCAAGGCCAACTTCCTCATGTCGCCGCCGCTCGTGGTGGCCTTCGCGCTCGCGGGGCGCGTCGACGTCGACCTTTCGACCGAACCCCTCGGCAAAGGCAAGGACGGGCCGGTTTACCTGAAGGACGTCTGGCCCTCGATCGCCGAGGTGCGCGACGCGATGCAGTCGGCGCTCAAACCCGAAGTGTTCCGTAGCCTCTACACGGACTTCGCCGCACAGAATCCGAAGTGGAACGAAATCCCGTCCACGGCGGGCGACGTCTACGCGTGGGACGCCGCGAGCACCTACATCCAGGAGCCCCCGTTCTTCGTGAACTTCTCGATGCAGGCGGGGACGATCGCCGAGATTCGCGGAGCGCGTCCGCTCGGGATCTTCGGCGATTCCGTAACGACCGACCACATCTCGCCGGCAGGTGCGATCAAGAAGGCTTCGCCGGCGGGTCGTTTCCTCGTCGAAAACGGCGTGTCGTTCGAGGATTTCAACAGCTACGGCTCGCGCCGCGGCAACGACCGCATCATGACGCGTGGGACGTTCGCCAACGTCCGCATCAAGAACCTCATGCTCGGAGGCGAAGAGGGCGGCAACACGCTGCTTCAGCCCGAGGGCACGAAGATGGCCATCTACGACGCGGCCGAAGAATACAAGAAGCGTGGCACCCCGCTCATCATTCTCGCGGGTCAGGAGTACGGCACCGGCTCCTCGCGCGACTGGGCCGCGAAGGGCACCAACCTGCTCGGCGTGAAGGTCGTCGTCGCGCAAAGCTTCGAGCGTATCCATCGCTCCAACCTCGTGGGCATGGGCGTGTTGCCGCTGCAATTCAAGGAAGGCACGACTGCGCAGAGCCTCGGCCTCGTCGGCACCGAAGTATTCGACGTGGTCGGACTGAGCCCCGACATCAAGCCGCAGCAGGATCTCACCTTGCGCGTCACGCGTGCGGACGGCTCGGTCGTGGACGTGCCGGTGCGCTGCCGCATCGATACGCCCATCGAGGTCGACTATTATCAACACGGTGGTATCCTGCCGTTCGTCCTCCGGGAGATTGTGCGCAACGCACCCTGACCCGCGGCACGAAACACTCCTCTCTACTCCCCCGGGAACGATGGCGGCCAACAACGCTCCAGTGTATCTGGTCGATGCCTCTTCGGATCCCGTGCTCTTGAAGATACGCGGGCGGGCTTCGTTCATGAACAGCCAGCTCGTCCGCGACTTCCTGCAGCGGAGCATCCAGACCGGAAAGCGGCGTTTCGCGGTCGATTTCGGCGAATGCACCGGAATGGACAGTACGTTCCTCGGCGTATTGGCCGGCACTGCATTGGAGCTACGCAAGTCCGTTCCGGCCGGTTCCTTCGTCTTCTGTCGACTCGGCCCGCGCAATCTCGAGTTGATCCGCAACCTCGGTCTGCACCGGCTCGCCACGGTCGATGCCGGACCTGCTCCCGAGGGTTCCGACGCCGCTGCCCGCGCCCTCGAAGGCCCGCAGCAGGGAGAGATCGAGAGTGCTCGTCTCTGTCTGCGCGCTCACGAAGACCTCGTCCAGGCCGACGCGGCCAACGAGAGTAAGTTCCAAGACGTCATCACCTTCCTGAAGAGCCGCGTCGACGAAGGTTGATTCTCGGCCTCTCGGGCGGGAACTCGCCGTCGGCCTTGGCCGGAGCGACGATTTGCCGGTTTGCGTCCGGAAGACTCGGCGCCCATTTTCCTCTTTTCTGCCCATGCTCCGAACCGACGTTCCCCCCGCCACGATCGATCCCCTCGCGCTGCCCGACTGCGGTGGCCATTTCGGGCCTTACGGAGGCGTCTTCGTCCCCGAGACGCTCATGACCGCGCTCGAGGATCTCACCGCCGCCTACCTCGAGGCGCGCGCGGATCCGGCGTTTCAAAGCGACCTGGCGCGCCATCTCGCGGAGTTCGCGGGTCGTCCGACGGGGCTGTACTTCGCGCGAGGTCTCACCGAGCATTGCGGAGGCGCCAAGATCTACCTCAAGCGCGAGGACACGCTCCACACCGGCGCGCACAAGATCAACAACGCGCTCGGCCAAGCGTTGCTCGCCGTGCGCATGGGCAAGAAACGTGTGATTGCCGAGACCGGTGCCGGTCAACACGGCGTCGCCACCGCTGCCGTCTGCGCGAAGTTCGGGCTGAAGTGCGTCGTCTACATGGGTGCCGTCGACATGGAACGGCAGTCGCTGAACGTTTTCCGCATGCGCCTCATGGGAGCCGAGGTGCGTGGCGTCGAAGCCGGGCAGAAGACGCTCAAGGAAGCGATCAACGAGGCCATGCGCGACTGGGTCACGAACGTGCGCGAAACCCACTACATCCTCGGCTCGGCCCTCGGTTCGCACCCGTATCCGATGATGGTGCGCGACTTTCACCGATGCATCGGCTTGGAGACGCGCGCGCAGATTCTCGAACGTGAAGGCCGCCTGCCCGACGAGATGGTCGCATGCGCCGGCGGCGGCAGCAACGCCATCGGCTTCTTCCACGCGTTCCTGCCCGACCGAAGCGTGCGCCTCGTCGGGGTCGAGGCCGGTGGTCGTGGCATTCGTCTCGGCGATCACGCCGCCCGGTTCGAAGGCGGCCGGCTCGGCATTCTCCAAGGGTGCAAGACCTTCATTCTGCAGAACGCCGACGGACAGATCGAGCTGACCCATTCGGTCTCGGCCGGGCTCGACTATGCGGCGATCGGACCCGAGCACGCCTACTACCGTGACCTCGGTCGGATCGAATTCGCTTACGCGTGCGACGACGAAGTCTTGGAGACGTTCCAGCTCTGTTCGAGGCTCGAGGGCATCATCCCGGCGCTCGAGTCCACTCACGGCCTCGTCTACGCGTTGAAGCGCGCCCGCGAGATGCGCCCGGACCAGATCCTCGTCGTCAACCTCAGCGGCCGTGGCGACAAGGACGTGCAGCAGGTCGAGGCCATGTTGCGTCGCGCGTGAACCCCGTGCGTATCCACGATTTAGCTACAACCGACCGGCACGCACGATGAAGAGCATGACCGGATTCGGTCGCGGCACCGCCCATCGCGACGGTTGGGACGTCACCGTCCAAACCAGCTCGGTCAACCGCAAGACGCTCGAGATCGCGCTCTCCCTGCCGCGCGAGTGGCAGCTGCTCGAGCCGCAACTCGCAGCCGTCGTTCGCGAGCGTTTCGCTCGCGGGCGCATCCAGATCGCCGTGGATCTGCGTAGTGCTCAGAACGTCGGCCTGCAGTGGGACGAGGCGGCCGTCGATGCCGTGCTCGACCGGCTCGCGCGCACCGCGCAGCGCCGTGGCGTCGCCTGCGAAGTGACGCCCCAACTCGTCTTTCAGATCGCGGCCGTTCACCCGATCGCTTCGCCCACGCTCACGACCGACGATGCGCTCGACCTCATCCGTTCGGCGCTCCTCCCGGCGCTCGACGAACTCGTCGCGACGCGAGACCGAGAGGGAGCCGCGCTCGCGCTCGATCTTTCTGCGCGCTCCCGGTTGCTTTCGGACACCGTCGCCGAGATCGCCGCGCGGTCGTCCACGACCGTCGCGAACCACCGCGAAAACCTGCTCGCCCGTTTGCGCACCGCCGGCCTCGAAATCGACCTCGCCGACGAACGCGTCCTCAAGGAGATCGCTCTCTTCGCCGAGCGCATCGACATCGCCGAGGAGCTGACGCGTCTCCGCAGTCACCTCGAACATCTCGACACGCTCCTCGCCGCCGAGGAACCGATCGGGCGCAAGGCGGAGTTCGTCCTGCAGGAGATCGGCCGTGAGATCCACACCATCGGCAGCAAGGCCAACGACATCGAGGTCGCCCGTCGCGTGATCGTGTTCAAGAACGAACTCGAGCGCATCCGCGAACAAATCCAGAACGTGGAGTGACGCGATTCGGAGACGCCGACGCCCGCGTTTTTCGGCGAGGACTCACTCCACCTCGATCGTGTCGAACTCCACGCCGCTTTCCGACGCGAGCGCGATGCGCACGCGGTAGACGCCGGCGTTGATGCTCGCGCAGGTGCGGGTGCGTAAGAACGACCATGCGCCGTCCGTGGCCGGAAGCCGCATCGGGCGCTTGCAGACCTCGCGCCCCTCGGAGTCGACCACGACGAGATCGAACGGCAGTTCGCCGTCGTGGCTCGAACGGTAGCGGACGTTCAGCCCGTAGCGATCGCCCACGCCGACTTCGAACTCCCATTCGGCGGCTCCGGGTACCCACGGTGCGGATACGAGCGGGTGGAGGAAGGACGGTCGCACCGAGCGGATCACGACCGAGTAAGGCGAGGCCGGCGTCCCGTCCGGCAGCGTTCCGACCGCTCCGAGTTCGGCGACCTCGCCCGCGCGGATGCGCCGCTTGATCAACGGTCGTGGGCTCGTCGCGGTGTCGGACATGCGGAGCACGAGGCCGGCGTCGTACCAGGGCTCCATCCAAACCGGCCATTCCGTTTGTCGGGGATCGGGTGCGAGATGAACCTCCACGTCGGAAGCGGCCGTGAACGTGGTGCGCACGTCCTCTCGCG from Opitutales bacterium ASA1 encodes the following:
- a CDS encoding YicC family protein, translating into MTGFGRGTAHRDGWDVTVQTSSVNRKTLEIALSLPREWQLLEPQLAAVVRERFARGRIQIAVDLRSAQNVGLQWDEAAVDAVLDRLARTAQRRGVACEVTPQLVFQIAAVHPIASPTLTTDDALDLIRSALLPALDELVATRDREGAALALDLSARSRLLSDTVAEIAARSSTTVANHRENLLARLRTAGLEIDLADERVLKEIALFAERIDIAEELTRLRSHLEHLDTLLAAEEPIGRKAEFVLQEIGREIHTIGSKANDIEVARRVIVFKNELERIREQIQNVE